One genomic region from Conexibacter woesei Iso977N encodes:
- a CDS encoding chorismate-binding protein: protein MAIAEPVTPIRTRLASPGVPAAHAGLLVREDAHPFALVGRWAGAAALAGAEPLALAPGAVAAGDPTSALGAVASGNPMAFLDAQPTVTGAIPDGFVGGGWFGALGYGLGRALEPTLGAPPPAPRGEALPAVRMAFYDHVLRCDAEGAWWFEALWTDARAAFLDARREELAARLAAAPAPRPFRSGAWRATPSAAGHARAVEACRERIAAGDLFQANLALRLRGEVEGELLDLFTTGAAALAPDRAAWLADGDDDVLASFSPELFLERRGSSVRTAPIKGTRPASGRDELAASAKDRAENIMIVDLMRNDLGRVCAPGSVQVTALAEPRAHVGVWHLVSEVVGELAPRTGDAALLAATFPPGSVTGAPKLAAMDVISALEGTARQTFCGAIGFASPTAGLELSVAIRTFESTATTTWLDAGGAITTGSDPTAEAAECLAKAMPLLAAIGATLEATDDSAGAAVPRPLRLGAHPVPRPDPARGVFETILVVDGVALAVEEHLERLGRAAREVYGFAVPEAVEALVRYTALEQGRSCRLRVVLDARGDVGVEVGELPEPGDVVLEPVVLAGGLGDRKWRDRRWVDAAERATAPAIPLLVDADGQVLETTRANVFAVLADDTIVTPPLDGRILPGVTRAAVGEALDARERPLTLADLHAAEAVLVCNALRGLETVTRIGNRALSAPSDRVRTSLSRFPPLR, encoded by the coding sequence ATGGCCATCGCCGAGCCCGTCACCCCGATCCGGACCCGCCTCGCCTCGCCCGGCGTGCCAGCCGCGCACGCCGGCCTGCTCGTCCGCGAGGACGCGCACCCCTTCGCGCTGGTCGGGCGCTGGGCGGGCGCGGCAGCGCTGGCGGGCGCCGAGCCGCTGGCGTTGGCGCCGGGCGCGGTCGCGGCGGGCGACCCCACGTCGGCACTCGGCGCGGTCGCGTCGGGTAACCCGATGGCGTTCCTCGACGCCCAGCCCACCGTGACTGGCGCGATTCCCGACGGCTTCGTCGGCGGCGGATGGTTCGGGGCGCTCGGCTATGGGCTCGGGCGGGCGCTCGAGCCGACACTCGGCGCGCCTCCGCCGGCACCGCGCGGCGAGGCGCTGCCCGCGGTCCGGATGGCGTTCTACGACCACGTCCTGCGCTGCGACGCCGAGGGCGCGTGGTGGTTCGAGGCGCTCTGGACCGACGCCCGCGCCGCGTTCCTCGACGCGCGCCGGGAGGAGCTCGCCGCCCGCCTCGCCGCCGCACCCGCGCCGCGCCCCTTCCGGTCTGGGGCCTGGCGGGCGACGCCGAGCGCCGCCGGCCACGCCCGCGCGGTCGAGGCGTGCCGGGAGCGGATCGCCGCCGGGGACCTGTTCCAGGCCAACCTCGCGCTGCGGCTGCGCGGCGAGGTCGAGGGCGAGCTGCTCGACCTCTTCACCACGGGCGCCGCGGCGCTGGCGCCCGACCGCGCGGCGTGGCTCGCCGACGGCGACGACGACGTGCTCGCCAGCTTCTCGCCGGAGCTGTTCCTGGAGCGCCGCGGGTCGAGCGTGCGGACCGCGCCGATCAAGGGCACGCGGCCCGCCTCGGGGCGTGACGAGCTGGCCGCATCCGCCAAGGACCGCGCCGAGAACATCATGATCGTCGACCTGATGCGCAACGACCTCGGCCGCGTCTGCGCGCCCGGGTCCGTTCAGGTGACGGCGCTCGCCGAGCCGCGCGCGCACGTCGGCGTCTGGCACCTCGTCAGCGAGGTCGTCGGCGAGCTGGCGCCCCGGACCGGCGACGCCGCGCTGCTGGCCGCGACGTTCCCGCCCGGCTCGGTGACCGGTGCGCCGAAGCTCGCGGCGATGGACGTCATCAGCGCCCTCGAAGGCACCGCCCGCCAGACCTTCTGCGGGGCGATCGGCTTCGCCTCCCCCACCGCCGGCCTCGAGCTCTCCGTCGCGATCCGCACCTTCGAGTCCACCGCCACCACCACCTGGCTCGACGCCGGCGGCGCCATCACCACCGGCTCCGACCCCACCGCCGAAGCCGCCGAATGCCTCGCCAAAGCCATGCCCCTGCTCGCCGCCATCGGCGCCACGCTCGAAGCGACGGACGACTCTGCGGGCGCGGCGGTGCCGCGGCCGTTGCGGCTCGGCGCCCATCCCGTCCCTCGCCCCGATCCTGCTCGCGGGGTCTTCGAGACGATCCTGGTTGTTGATGGGGTTGCTCTCGCAGTCGAGGAGCACCTGGAGCGGCTCGGGCGCGCGGCGCGGGAGGTCTACGGATTCGCGGTGCCGGAGGCGGTTGAGGCGTTGGTGCGGTACACGGCGCTGGAGCAGGGACGGTCGTGCCGGCTGCGGGTCGTGCTCGATGCGCGCGGAGATGTTGGTGTGGAAGTCGGCGAGCTGCCGGAGCCGGGCGACGTCGTATTGGAGCCGGTCGTCCTGGCCGGAGGGCTCGGTGACCGCAAGTGGCGCGATCGGCGCTGGGTCGACGCCGCCGAGCGCGCCACCGCGCCCGCGATCCCGCTGCTCGTCGACGCGGACGGCCAGGTGCTCGAGACCACGCGCGCCAACGTCTTCGCGGTCCTCGCCGACGACACGATCGTCACGCCGCCGCTCGACGGCCGGATCCTCCCGGGCGTCACGCGCGCAGCAGTCGGCGAGGCGCTCGACGCGCGGGAGCGCCCACTGACGCTCGCCGACCTCCACGCCGCGGAGGCGGTGCTCGTCTGCAACGCCCTGCGGGGCCTGGAGACGGTCACCCGGATCGGCAACCGTGCGCTCAGCGCACCCTCGGACCGCGTGCGGACATCGCTCTCACGGTTCCCACCGTTGCGGTAG
- a CDS encoding TetR/AcrR family transcriptional regulator — MATDAMRPRGRPRSTEADRAIFAATLQLLDEGGYHGLTVEGVAALAGVAKTTIYRRYANKGLLVLDSMTQRAHDQPVELPDTGSFRDDLVAVMRLIREEVAPSSPSSVGAALLGEASQDAAVAEQLRAFADFRFEQGRPVYTRAIDRGELRADADWRTVAELLVGWIFHASVVSRRRPDDATLDRTVDQLLSGLAPAAP; from the coding sequence ATGGCGACGGATGCCATGCGACCACGCGGCCGGCCGCGGAGCACGGAAGCCGACCGGGCGATCTTCGCCGCGACCCTGCAGCTCCTCGACGAGGGCGGCTACCACGGGCTCACGGTCGAGGGCGTCGCGGCGCTTGCGGGCGTCGCCAAGACCACCATCTACCGGCGCTACGCCAACAAGGGCCTGCTCGTCCTGGACTCGATGACCCAGCGCGCGCACGACCAGCCGGTCGAGCTGCCGGACACCGGATCGTTCCGCGACGACCTCGTCGCCGTCATGCGCCTGATCCGCGAGGAGGTCGCGCCGTCCTCGCCGTCGTCGGTCGGCGCCGCGCTGCTGGGTGAAGCGAGCCAGGACGCCGCGGTCGCCGAGCAGCTCCGGGCGTTCGCCGACTTCCGCTTCGAGCAGGGCAGGCCGGTCTACACCCGCGCGATCGACCGCGGCGAGCTGCGCGCCGACGCCGACTGGCGCACGGTCGCCGAGCTGCTCGTCGGCTGGATCTTCCACGCCTCGGTCGTCTCCCGCCGCCGCCCGGACGACGCGACGCTCGACCGCACGGTCGACCAGCTGCTCTCCGGGCTGGCGCCTGCAGCGCCCTGA
- a CDS encoding SanA/YdcF family protein gives MLNRRVVVRMALGGAAMCVVLAAVVGIANAVVLLGGRGAKTDPKAMPHAQAALVLGAFVEPDGRPSGMLEDRIRAAAQLYKDGRVDKILASGDHGRPNYDEVNTMRRELVRLGVPDRVIFTDHAGFATLDSVVRARKVFDVKSAIIVTQPFHMARALWLAHHAGLKAYGLEAGAGRDYGSRGTLADLREVLARTKAVGDVVTGAQPEFLGPRVDIAGSAQASRG, from the coding sequence ATGCTGAACCGGCGTGTGGTGGTCCGGATGGCGCTCGGCGGCGCGGCGATGTGCGTCGTGCTGGCGGCGGTCGTCGGCATCGCGAACGCGGTCGTCCTGCTCGGCGGCCGCGGCGCGAAGACCGACCCGAAGGCGATGCCCCACGCCCAGGCCGCGCTCGTGCTCGGCGCGTTCGTCGAGCCCGACGGCCGCCCCTCGGGCATGCTCGAGGACCGGATCCGCGCCGCCGCGCAGCTCTACAAGGACGGGCGCGTCGACAAGATCCTCGCCTCCGGCGACCACGGCCGGCCCAACTACGACGAGGTCAACACGATGCGCCGCGAGCTCGTCCGCCTCGGCGTCCCGGACCGCGTGATCTTCACCGACCACGCCGGCTTCGCCACGCTCGACAGCGTCGTCCGCGCCCGCAAGGTCTTCGACGTCAAGAGCGCGATCATCGTCACCCAGCCGTTCCACATGGCCCGCGCGCTGTGGCTCGCGCACCACGCCGGCCTCAAGGCCTATGGGTTGGAAGCCGGCGCGGGCAGGGACTACGGGTCGAGGGGCACGCTCGCCGACCTGCGCGAGGTGCTCGCCCGGACCAAGGCCGTCGGCGATGTCGTGACCGGCGCGCAGCCGGAGTTCCTCGGCCCGAGGGTCGACATCGCGGGCAGCGCCCAGGCGTCGCGCGGCTAG
- a CDS encoding PQQ-dependent sugar dehydrogenase yields MPRRGALLVAVAVLLAVALVACGGGSDGATAETTGAATGAAAATTPTTATGAAARRGVKLVQVGSFDQPLYVTAPPADKRRIFVVSQNGTIWVVRGGRKLPAPFLDIRSQVQDSGEQGLLGLAFAPGYAQSGLFYIYYTGKDQKQHLVEYRRRSDDTADANSARPLIVFDDPEANHNGGQLTFGPDHLLYIGTGDGGGGNDQHGARGNAQNLGSPLGKILRIDPARSGSKAYTIPAGNPFVRTSGARPEIYAYGLRNPWRFSFDRATGDLTIGDVGQDQVEEIDFARRGTARGGNYGWRPWEGRRRNFPGESAPGARFPVLTKLHSDGWCSITGGYVVRDRAVPGLYGRYVYSDYCKGELRSARLASGRATGDAKIPGLRMVSGADSFGEDALGRVYVVSGSGPVYRFAAR; encoded by the coding sequence ATGCCGCGTCGTGGAGCCCTGCTGGTCGCCGTCGCCGTGCTGCTCGCCGTCGCGCTCGTCGCGTGCGGCGGCGGGAGCGACGGAGCGACGGCGGAGACGACGGGCGCAGCCACCGGCGCCGCAGCGGCGACCACACCAACAACGGCGACCGGCGCCGCCGCCAGGCGCGGCGTCAAGCTCGTCCAGGTCGGCAGCTTCGACCAGCCGCTCTACGTCACCGCGCCCCCGGCCGACAAGCGCCGCATCTTCGTGGTCTCCCAGAACGGGACGATCTGGGTCGTCCGCGGCGGCAGGAAGCTCCCGGCGCCGTTCCTGGACATCCGGTCGCAGGTCCAGGACTCTGGCGAGCAGGGCCTGCTCGGCCTCGCGTTCGCGCCCGGCTACGCGCAGTCCGGGTTGTTCTACATCTACTACACGGGCAAGGACCAGAAGCAGCACCTGGTCGAGTACCGGCGCAGGAGCGACGACACCGCGGACGCGAACAGCGCCCGCCCGTTGATCGTCTTCGACGACCCCGAGGCCAACCACAACGGCGGCCAGCTCACGTTCGGCCCGGACCACCTGCTCTACATCGGGACCGGCGACGGCGGTGGCGGCAACGACCAGCACGGCGCGCGCGGCAACGCGCAGAACCTGGGCTCGCCGCTCGGCAAGATCCTGCGGATCGACCCGGCCAGGAGCGGCAGCAAGGCCTACACCATCCCGGCGGGCAACCCGTTCGTCAGGACCAGCGGCGCCCGGCCCGAGATCTACGCCTACGGCCTGCGCAACCCGTGGCGCTTCAGCTTCGACCGCGCGACCGGCGACCTCACGATCGGCGACGTCGGCCAGGACCAGGTCGAGGAGATCGACTTCGCCCGCCGCGGCACCGCGCGCGGCGGCAACTACGGCTGGCGGCCGTGGGAGGGGCGGCGCCGCAACTTCCCCGGCGAGAGCGCGCCCGGCGCGAGGTTCCCGGTCCTGACCAAGCTGCACTCCGACGGCTGGTGCTCGATCACCGGCGGCTACGTCGTGCGCGACCGTGCGGTCCCGGGGCTGTACGGCCGCTACGTCTACTCCGACTACTGCAAGGGCGAGCTGCGCTCCGCGCGCCTGGCGTCCGGGAGGGCGACGGGCGATGCCAAGATCCCCGGGCTGAGGATGGTCTCGGGCGCCGACTCGTTCGGCGAGGACGCGCTGGGACGCGTCTACGTGGTCTCCGGGTCCGGCCCGGTCTACCGGTTCGCCGCGCGCTGA
- a CDS encoding wax ester/triacylglycerol synthase family O-acyltransferase: protein MDRPTALDLAFLDLETPQAPLVVGWTLRFDGAAPGVAALRRWIDARLGGVPRFRRRLVRGAWVDDVRFDVARHVFAVSAARGTALREVAGALLSAPLPEDRPLWRMYVVDGVDGGGFAIVGQAHHALVDGIAAIEVAMLLFGPEARGDASWVPSPAPSPAETLRTTAAARVRALAGAARASDALLGSAVRAVEGVVAARGVAPSPLERSVTARRAVAYAAVPLDAVRAAGARREATINDVLLAATSVALRGALRRRGDARDALRALVPVNVRSGDGAGGALGNRISFLPVELPVGEPDPDRALATIRARTAAAKAGGDAAALDALGQAADALPGAGRRVVARAAVRAVPFSLVVSNVPGPPVRLELLGRPLRAIHPLVPLLHGHALTVGAVSYDGVLHVGLAADAEVVADVVDVARDLEAAFDALRVADGPPQPGTTPWRTRARERRAAQRAANR from the coding sequence GTGGATCGCCCCACCGCCTTGGATCTCGCGTTCCTGGACCTCGAGACGCCGCAGGCGCCGCTGGTCGTCGGCTGGACGCTGCGCTTCGACGGCGCGGCGCCGGGGGTTGCGGCGTTGCGGCGCTGGATCGATGCGCGGCTGGGCGGCGTGCCGCGGTTCCGGCGCCGGCTCGTGCGCGGCGCGTGGGTCGACGACGTGCGCTTCGACGTCGCGCGGCACGTGTTCGCCGTGAGCGCGGCGCGCGGGACGGCGCTGCGCGAGGTCGCGGGCGCACTGCTGAGCGCGCCGCTGCCGGAGGACCGGCCGCTGTGGCGGATGTACGTGGTGGACGGGGTCGACGGCGGCGGGTTCGCGATCGTCGGGCAGGCGCACCACGCGCTGGTCGACGGGATCGCCGCGATCGAGGTGGCGATGCTGCTGTTCGGGCCGGAGGCGCGGGGCGACGCGTCGTGGGTGCCCTCCCCCGCGCCGTCGCCGGCCGAGACGCTGCGGACGACCGCCGCGGCGCGCGTGCGCGCGCTGGCGGGCGCGGCGCGGGCGAGCGACGCGCTGCTCGGGAGCGCGGTGCGCGCGGTCGAGGGTGTGGTCGCGGCGCGGGGTGTCGCTCCATCGCCGCTGGAGCGCTCCGTGACCGCCCGGCGTGCCGTCGCCTATGCGGCGGTACCACTCGACGCGGTCCGGGCCGCAGGCGCCCGCCGCGAGGCGACGATCAACGACGTCCTGCTGGCCGCGACGTCGGTGGCGCTGCGCGGTGCGCTGCGCCGCCGCGGCGACGCGCGGGACGCGCTCCGGGCGCTGGTGCCGGTGAACGTCCGGAGCGGCGACGGCGCGGGCGGCGCGCTCGGCAACCGGATCTCGTTCCTGCCCGTCGAGCTGCCGGTCGGCGAACCGGACCCGGACCGCGCGCTCGCGACCATCCGGGCGCGCACCGCGGCCGCGAAGGCCGGCGGCGACGCCGCGGCGCTCGACGCGCTCGGCCAGGCCGCCGACGCGCTGCCCGGCGCAGGGCGGCGCGTGGTCGCGCGGGCGGCGGTCCGGGCGGTGCCGTTCTCGCTGGTCGTGTCGAACGTCCCGGGGCCGCCGGTCCGGCTGGAGCTGCTCGGCCGGCCGCTGCGCGCGATCCACCCGCTGGTCCCGCTCCTGCACGGCCACGCGCTGACGGTCGGCGCGGTGTCGTATGACGGCGTGCTGCACGTCGGGCTCGCCGCGGACGCCGAGGTGGTAGCGGACGTCGTCGACGTCGCGCGCGACCTGGAGGCGGCGTTCGACGCGCTGCGCGTCGCGGACGGGCCGCCGCAGCCGGGCACGACCCCGTGGCGCACGCGGGCCCGCGAGCGGCGCGCGGCTCAGCGCGCGGCGAACCGGTAG
- a CDS encoding HD-GYP domain-containing protein has protein sequence MLTTALVVVVLTSHASDWQPAGLVAFLAVLAVASDAMAIETASMRLTGSFIAIVLAMVLLGPAPAVAIALLTVAVDVPRLKDRPSALIGNASTYAVFPLLGGLVARAFNLSAEDGLDQAVGVGVVFAGVFILNFLLIAVPHIWTDGRSLGTSFTKILVPLLPSEGLGCALTIAAAATYHAVGIPALVAVLIALFLFQVLTRALLLSQERAEQLEARSSQLASLQVGVLAALVQTLSLRDRMTARHSAAVARYARAIAEEVGCSKSDQELVHTAGLLHDIGKFAFPDRILLANRKLDDDDWKIVRTHPYQGARLVRRINGYGPVAEIILAHHERIDGRGYPRGLTGEQIPVLSRCISIADTYDVMTARDSYRDPVSQAEAIAELRRVSGAQLDGDLVEAFIRVLERSGLQFQHTTDADFERELDFEARVKGYALPQAA, from the coding sequence ATGTTGACGACCGCACTGGTCGTCGTCGTGCTGACCTCGCACGCCTCCGACTGGCAGCCCGCCGGGCTCGTCGCCTTCTTGGCGGTGCTCGCCGTTGCCTCCGACGCGATGGCGATCGAGACCGCCTCGATGCGCCTCACGGGGTCGTTCATCGCGATCGTCCTGGCGATGGTCCTGCTCGGTCCGGCCCCCGCGGTCGCGATCGCCCTGCTGACCGTCGCGGTCGACGTCCCGCGCCTGAAGGACCGCCCGTCGGCCCTGATCGGCAACGCGTCCACCTACGCGGTCTTCCCGCTCCTCGGCGGCCTCGTCGCCCGCGCGTTCAACCTCAGCGCCGAGGACGGCCTGGACCAGGCGGTCGGCGTCGGCGTCGTCTTCGCCGGCGTGTTCATCCTCAACTTCCTGCTGATCGCGGTCCCGCACATCTGGACCGACGGCCGCTCGCTGGGCACGTCGTTCACGAAGATCCTCGTGCCGCTGCTGCCGAGCGAGGGCCTCGGCTGCGCGCTGACGATCGCCGCGGCGGCGACCTACCACGCGGTCGGCATCCCGGCCCTGGTCGCGGTCCTGATCGCGCTCTTCCTCTTCCAGGTCCTGACCCGCGCGCTGCTCCTCTCCCAGGAGCGCGCCGAGCAGCTGGAGGCGCGCTCGTCGCAGCTCGCCTCGCTGCAGGTCGGCGTCCTCGCCGCGCTGGTCCAGACGCTGTCGCTGCGCGACCGGATGACCGCCCGCCACTCGGCCGCCGTCGCGCGCTACGCCCGTGCGATCGCCGAGGAGGTCGGCTGCTCGAAGTCCGACCAGGAGCTCGTCCACACGGCCGGCCTGCTGCACGACATCGGCAAGTTCGCCTTCCCGGACCGGATCCTGCTGGCCAACCGCAAGCTCGACGACGACGATTGGAAGATCGTCCGCACGCACCCCTACCAGGGCGCGCGCCTCGTCCGGCGGATCAACGGCTACGGCCCGGTGGCCGAGATCATCCTCGCCCACCACGAGCGCATCGACGGCCGCGGCTACCCGCGCGGCCTGACCGGCGAGCAGATCCCGGTTCTGTCGCGCTGCATCTCGATCGCCGACACCTACGACGTGATGACCGCACGCGACTCGTATCGCGATCCGGTCTCCCAGGCCGAGGCGATCGCGGAGCTCCGCCGGGTCTCCGGCGCGCAGCTCGACGGCGACCTCGTCGAGGCCTTCATCCGTGTGCTGGAGCGCTCTGGACTCCAGTTCCAGCACACCACCGACGCCGATTTCGAGCGCGAGCTCGATTTCGAGGCGCGGGTCAAGGGCTACGCCCTGCCCCAGGCTGCGTAG
- a CDS encoding MFS transporter, producing the protein MSRSLRVRGFPALATSYAINELGDNLGVIALAILVLNRTGSALAVTLLFVAGKFLPALAAPGLTAGLDHRRVSRVLPSLYALEAGAFVALAALAGRHAFWLPAVVAFAFADGLLALTARGLSRGAIAAVLGPAGALRDGNALINVVFAVMSAAGPVLAGFIVHEWGVPTALWLDAGSFLAVALLLVASARSLPEPEVGPRESWRARVRDGLEYVRGHETVGRLIAGEAVAILFFTLIIPIEVVYAKETLNSTSLGFGVLIASWGVGILIGSGLFARSRGRSLRTLVLVSTAAIGAGYAVMAVAPVLLIACIGSVLGGTGNGVQWVAVMTALQEAVEDEYQARAAGLLESAAAAVPGIGYIVGGVLTALVSPRLAYAVSAVGVAVVVVLWARRPIVPDRVKV; encoded by the coding sequence GTGAGCAGATCGTTGCGGGTCCGTGGGTTCCCGGCGCTGGCGACGTCGTACGCGATCAACGAGCTGGGCGACAACCTCGGCGTGATCGCGCTCGCGATCCTGGTGCTGAACCGCACGGGCAGCGCGCTGGCCGTGACGCTGCTGTTCGTGGCCGGGAAGTTCCTGCCCGCCCTGGCCGCGCCGGGGCTGACCGCGGGGCTGGACCACCGGCGCGTCTCGCGCGTCCTGCCGTCGCTGTACGCGCTGGAGGCCGGGGCGTTCGTGGCGCTGGCCGCGCTGGCGGGCAGGCACGCGTTCTGGCTGCCGGCGGTCGTGGCGTTCGCGTTCGCCGACGGACTGCTGGCGCTGACCGCGCGCGGGCTGTCGCGGGGTGCGATCGCCGCGGTGCTGGGCCCGGCGGGCGCGCTGCGGGACGGCAACGCGCTGATCAACGTGGTGTTCGCGGTCATGAGCGCGGCGGGGCCGGTCCTGGCGGGGTTCATCGTCCACGAGTGGGGTGTGCCGACCGCGCTGTGGCTGGACGCCGGGTCGTTCCTGGCGGTGGCGTTGCTGCTCGTCGCCTCGGCCCGGTCGCTGCCGGAGCCGGAGGTCGGGCCGCGGGAATCGTGGAGGGCGCGCGTCCGCGACGGCCTGGAGTACGTGCGCGGCCACGAGACGGTCGGGCGGCTGATCGCGGGCGAGGCGGTCGCGATCCTGTTCTTCACGCTGATCATCCCGATCGAGGTCGTCTACGCGAAGGAGACGCTGAACTCCACGTCGCTGGGCTTCGGCGTGCTGATCGCGTCGTGGGGCGTCGGGATCCTGATCGGGTCCGGGCTGTTCGCGCGGTCGCGCGGGCGTTCGCTGCGGACGCTGGTGCTGGTCTCGACCGCGGCGATCGGCGCGGGCTACGCGGTGATGGCGGTCGCGCCGGTGCTGCTGATCGCGTGCATCGGGTCGGTGCTGGGCGGGACCGGGAACGGCGTCCAGTGGGTCGCGGTGATGACCGCGCTGCAGGAGGCCGTGGAGGACGAGTACCAGGCGCGCGCCGCGGGGCTGCTGGAGAGCGCGGCGGCCGCGGTGCCGGGGATCGGCTACATCGTCGGCGGCGTGCTGACGGCGCTGGTGTCGCCGCGGCTGGCGTACGCGGTCTCGGCGGTGGGCGTGGCGGTGGTGGTCGTGCTGTGGGCGCGGCGGCCGATCGTGCCCGACCGCGTCAAGGTCTGA
- a CDS encoding MBL fold metallo-hydrolase: protein MPSLLAEHDVTLIRADNPSPLTLEGTNTYVVGRSPCWVIDPGPDLEAHAVAVRSEVDARGGLGGVALTHGHADHSGAVPLLLAGASVPVVRGAEDGAAVGPLEAIALPGHAPDHVCFALGPVCFTGDAVLGSGSVFIAPDPGAMGSYLAGLERLRARRFALLAPGHGPLIEDADAKLLEYLEHRRDRERRLVDALDGGARSIDALLDAAWSDVPDALRLPATVTLFAHLDKLADEGRVPAGVEDRPEWFSQIGRHAH from the coding sequence GTGCCCTCGCTCCTGGCCGAGCACGACGTCACGCTGATCCGGGCGGACAACCCGTCGCCGCTGACGCTGGAGGGAACCAACACGTACGTCGTGGGGCGTTCGCCCTGCTGGGTGATCGACCCGGGGCCGGACCTGGAGGCGCACGCGGTCGCCGTCCGCTCCGAGGTGGACGCGCGCGGTGGCCTGGGCGGCGTGGCGCTGACCCACGGCCACGCCGACCACTCGGGCGCGGTGCCGCTGCTGCTCGCCGGGGCGTCGGTGCCGGTGGTCCGGGGCGCGGAGGACGGCGCGGCGGTCGGGCCGCTGGAGGCGATCGCGCTGCCCGGGCACGCGCCGGACCACGTCTGCTTCGCGCTCGGCCCGGTCTGCTTCACGGGCGACGCGGTCCTGGGGTCCGGAAGCGTCTTCATCGCGCCCGACCCGGGGGCGATGGGGTCCTACCTCGCGGGCCTGGAGCGGTTGCGCGCGCGGCGGTTCGCGCTGCTCGCGCCCGGCCACGGGCCGCTGATCGAGGACGCCGACGCGAAGTTGTTGGAGTACTTGGAGCACCGCCGCGACCGCGAGCGCCGGCTGGTCGACGCGCTGGACGGCGGCGCGCGTTCGATCGACGCGCTGCTGGACGCCGCGTGGTCCGACGTCCCGGACGCGCTGCGGCTGCCCGCGACCGTGACGCTGTTCGCGCATCTCGACAAGCTCGCCGACGAGGGCCGCGTGCCGGCGGGCGTCGAGGATCGGCCCGAGTGGTTCTCCCAGATCGGCCGTCACGCGCACTGA
- a CDS encoding Glu/Leu/Phe/Val family dehydrogenase, with protein sequence MDHEELYVRRGPRSGLNTIVAVHSTVRGPSLGGCRMWTYEDNRLAIRDALRLSEGMTYKSAVAGLPLGGGKGVIVLKPDEPLDARRRRAALLDFGETVERLGGTYVTAEDVGTSTPDMTVIARQTSHVSGLSRRSGGSGDPSPFTALGVLAAIEATVERAFDSPSLKGRTAAVVGLGHVGLRVAKLLARAGAQLVVADIDPTKRAEAEQLGARWTTPAKAMTAAVDVLVPCALGGVLDHESVPRLQAPAIAGAANNQLASADVADLLREHGILWAPDFVANAGGIVNISVEFDRAGYDPDRAKTRTIEIGDTIRRVFDDASSAQTTPLTAAMALAESRLKR encoded by the coding sequence TTGGACCATGAGGAGCTGTACGTCCGGCGCGGGCCGCGCTCCGGGTTGAACACGATCGTGGCCGTGCACTCGACGGTCCGCGGGCCGTCGCTCGGCGGCTGCCGGATGTGGACCTACGAGGACAACCGGCTCGCGATCCGGGACGCGCTGCGGCTCAGCGAGGGCATGACCTACAAGTCGGCCGTCGCGGGGCTCCCGCTCGGCGGCGGCAAGGGCGTGATCGTCCTCAAGCCCGACGAGCCGCTGGACGCCAGGCGCCGCCGCGCCGCGCTCCTGGACTTCGGCGAGACCGTCGAGCGCCTCGGCGGGACCTACGTCACCGCCGAGGACGTCGGGACCTCGACGCCGGACATGACCGTCATCGCCAGGCAGACCTCCCACGTCTCCGGCCTCTCGCGCCGCTCCGGCGGGTCCGGCGACCCGAGCCCGTTCACCGCGCTCGGCGTCCTCGCAGCGATCGAGGCGACCGTCGAGCGCGCCTTCGACTCACCGTCGTTGAAGGGCCGGACCGCCGCGGTCGTCGGCCTCGGCCACGTCGGCCTGCGCGTCGCCAAGCTGCTCGCCAGGGCCGGCGCGCAGCTCGTCGTCGCCGACATCGACCCCACCAAGAGGGCCGAGGCCGAGCAGCTCGGCGCCCGCTGGACGACGCCCGCCAAGGCGATGACCGCCGCGGTCGACGTCCTGGTCCCCTGCGCGCTCGGCGGCGTCCTCGACCACGAGTCGGTCCCGCGCCTGCAGGCCCCCGCCATCGCCGGCGCCGCCAACAACCAGCTCGCCTCCGCCGACGTCGCCGACCTCCTGCGCGAGCACGGCATCCTCTGGGCCCCGGACTTCGTCGCCAACGCGGGCGGCATCGTCAACATCTCCGTCGAGTTCGACCGCGCCGGCTACGACCCCGACCGCGCGAAGACCCGAACGATCGAGATCGGCGACACCATCCGCCGCGTCTTCGACGACGCCAGCTCGGCGCAGACGACGCCGCTCACCGCGGCGATGGCGCTCGCCGAGTCCCGCCTGAAGCGCTAG